Proteins found in one Chaetodon auriga isolate fChaAug3 chromosome 12, fChaAug3.hap1, whole genome shotgun sequence genomic segment:
- the gigyf2 gene encoding GRB10-interacting GYF protein 2 isoform X1, which translates to MAETQTLNFGPEWLRALSGGGSSGGGGSGCAVASPPLSPALPKYKLADYRYGREEMLALYVKDNKIPIDLHDKEFLPILQEEPLPPLALVSFTEEEQRNFSMSVNSAAVLRLTGRGGGPIVGAPRGRSTSRGRGRGRGDGGFYQRSFDDVEGFGRGGREMHRSQSWEERGDRRFEKPGRKDPVDAAPGHFQMNHIRGNYEDGVTGLPRKHDFTRAESENWRSSRDDQNGEDDEGGWRLAGSRRDGDRWCPPSPDGPRSAGWREHPDQRRRFPFDAREDERGYRRPRSGSGSLEDERDSLPEWCLEDADEEAGTFDSSGAFLSLKKASKEPILEEAELDFKPLEECEEGLEEEDSQPKETKETETEAKREAERNELARASEEVPPVASPVAPPVSEPQAPTQSLSQSQPSRTEESERPAERQPPLELPPEPCKVPLHIPMSNSMLESIPRTHISTTLAEVSAPSPAVQLPQQKPVEVPVAMNNPLPFPSSILAPIGRPTTVPHDTDEDEGLKHFEQEAEKMVAYLQDGVVDDDRLAAKTSEKPKPAGLPLTHEAALKWFYKDPQGEIQGPFSNQEMTEWFQAGYFTMSLLVKRGCDEVFQPLGEIMKIWGRVPFTPGPAPPPLQGDGDQERLKRQQELTALNLYQLQQLQYQYLLRQQYAQALAQQKAAALSSAPLQQQQQHQQQINLLLQQYQALKIRASESLLPPVTRSLSVPDSGSVWEMQNPSSQASCTPNLQQAPPSTWDGSSVWDLPIDSMAQAPTIEQMQQLEKSKSAKLELERREAELRAKREEEERKRLEEALRARQEEECKRLEEEELARQKQEEALRRQREQEEAQRRQKEEEERLAQEEALRRLEERRREEEERKKREEFLRKQQEEERRKQEELEALRRREEEKRAEEEAAAAAAAAALAQQQEEEQKRREQEAQRQQELQRQRQQQQEALRRLQQQQQQQQLAQMKLPSSSKWGQQSANALSQTQNALSLAEIQKLEEERERQAREEHRRQQQELLKLQQQQALQLAQQPQAKLSGWGSVAKQPAITKSLLEIQREEAQQMKQRKDQQPPQQHPIVTQQIRAQTRTTSLSNSVWGSVNTSSCTSWGSDSSSIWGDTHNSNMGFWDEAVKEAVQQPPQPRKGNTQKNNKGNANLSNSLSGRANKKVEEEEKLLKLFQGVSKSQQDTFMQWCEQTLHTLNTANNLDVPTFASFLKEVDSPYEVHDYVRAYLGDTPEAKDFAKQFLERRAKQNANQQKQAPQNQQQALKQQQQQQQQVSKTEDSVWGGTGSSSVYQSNHTSGQQQRFETVTSGKKKKKQKMVRADPSLLGFSVNASSERLNMGEIETLEDF; encoded by the exons ATGGCCGAAACCCAGACACTTAACTTTGGACCAGAATG gctccGTGCCCTGTCTGGAGGCGGCAGCAGCGGTGGTGGGGGAAGCGGCTGCGCAGTTGCCTCTCCACCCCTGTCACCTGCATTGCCAAAGTATAAACTTGCAGACTATCGCTACGGGAGAGAAGAAATGTTAGCACTTTATGTAAAGGATAACAAG atCCCTATAGACCTACATGATAAGGAGTTCCTGCCCATATTGCAAGAGGAGCCCTTGCCGCCTCTGGCACTCGTGTCTttcacagaggaggaacag AGAAATTTTTCCATGTCTGTAAACAGTGCAGCTGTACTTCGGCTGACTGGGCGAGGAGGCGGGCCGATAGTAGGGGCACCAAGAGGCCGAAGTACCTCAAGGGGTAGAG GTCggggaagaggagatggagggttTTACCAAAGAAGTTTTGATGATGTGGAAGGTTTTGGtcgtggagggagggagatgcaTCGCTCCCAAAGCTGGGAAGAAAG GGGTGATAGAAGGTTTGAAAAGCCAGGTCGAAAAGACCCAG TTGATGCTGCTCCAGGACATTTTCAGATGAATCACA TCCGAGGCAACTATGAGGACGGTGTAACAGGCCTACCGAGGAAGCACGACTTCACACGTGCAGAGAGTGAGAACTGGCGTTCTTCTCGTGACGACCAGAAcggtgaggatgatgaggggGGCTGGCGCCTGGCAGGTTCTCGACGGGACGGTGACCGGTGGTGCCCCCCAAGCCCAG ATGGGCCTCGGTCAGCAGGGTGGCGGGAACACCCAGATCAGCGTCGTCGTTTCCCATTTGATGCAAGAGAAGATGAGCGTGGCTACAGGAGGCCACGGTCAGGCAGCGGCAGCCTGGAAGACGAGAGGGACAGCCTTCCAGAATGGTGTCTGGAAGACGCGGACGAGGAGGCGGGCACCTTCGACTCATCAGGGGCCTTTCTCTCACTCAAG AAGGCCTCCAAGGAGCCAATCCTGGAGGAGGCGGAGCTCGACTTCAAACCCTTGGAAGAGTGCGAAGAGGgcctggaggaagaggacagtCAGCCCAAAGAGACCAAAGAAACGGAAACAGAGGCCAAGAGAGAGGCTGAACGAAATG agTTGGCGAGAGCATCAGAAGAGGTGCCACCTGTTGCTTCACCTGTTGCTCCCCCAGTCTCAGAGCCCCAGGCTCCCACCCAGTCTCTGTCCCAGAGCCAGCCCAGTAGGACAGAAGAGTCTGAGAGGCCAGCTGAACGGCAGCCGCCCCTGGAGCTCCCACCAGAGCCCTGCAAAGTTCCCCTGCACATCCCCATGTCTAACAGCATGCTCGAGTCCATACCCAGGACCCACATTTCTACCACTCTTGCAG AAGTATCTGCTCCATCGCCTGCTGTCCAGCTACCACAGCAAAAGCCTGTGGAGGTTCCTGTGGCGATGAACAATCCTTTGCCCTTCCCGTCAAGTATATTGGCACCGATTGGCAGGCCCACCACTGTGCCACATGACACAGATGAAGACGAGGGACTGAAACACTTTGAGCAG GAGGCAGAAAAGATGGTAGCATACCTACAGGATGGTGTGGTGGATGATGACAGACTTGCAGCAAAGACTTCAGAGAAGCCCAAACCTGCAGGTCTGCCGCTCACCCACGAGGCTGCTCTCAAATGGTTCTACAAAGACCCCCAAGGGGAGATACAGG GTCCATTCAGCAACCAGGAGATGACTGAATGGTTCCAGGCTGGTTACTTCACAATGTCTCTCCTAGTCAAAAGAGGATGTGACGAAGTATTTCAGCCACTTGGAGAAATCATGAAGATATGGGGGAGGGTACCGTTCACTCCAGGCCCTGCACCTCCACCTCTACAG GGGGATGGTGACCAAGAGAGGTTGAAGAGGCAACAAGAGCTGACTGCTCTCAACCTTTACcagttacagcagctccagtaTCAATACCTCCTCAG ACAGCAGTATGCTCAGGCCCTGGCCCAGCAGAAGGCTGCAGccctcagctcagctcctcttcagcagcagcagcaacaccaaCAGCAGATCAACCTGCTTCTACAGCAATACCAGGCTCTCAAGATAAG AGCATCTGAGAGCCTCCTACCTCCTGTTACAAGGTCCCTGTCTGTACCAGATTCTGGTTCTGTGTGGGAAATGCAGAACCCATCCTCTCAGGCTTCCTGCACACCAAACCTCCAACAAGCCCCTCCAAGCA CGTGGGATGGCAGCAGCGTGTGGGATTTACCTATAGACTCCATGGCGCAGGCTCCAACCATTGAGCAGATGCAGCAGTTAGAGAAGTCAAAGTCTGCGAAG TTGGAGCTGGAAAGGCGTGAGGCAGAATTGAGAGCcaaaagggaggaagaggagaggaaacggcTGGAGGAGGCCCTGAGGGCCCGGCAGGAGGAGGAATGCAAACGCTTGGAAGAAGAGGAGCTGGCACGCCAAAAACAG GAGGAGGCATTAAGACGGCAGCGAGAGCAAGAAGAGGCACAGCGTAggcaaaaagaggaagaggagagactgGCACAAGAGGAAGCTCTCCGTAGATTAGAGGAGAGgcggagggaagaggaggagagaaagaaacgGGAAGAGTTCCTTCGCAAACAG caggaagaggagcgcCGAAAGCAAGAGGAACTTGAAGCATTGAGGAGGCGTGAGGAGGAGAAGCGGGCggaggaagaggcagcagctgctgcagcggcAGCTGCTCTGGCCCaacaacaggaggaggagcagaagagaagagagcaggaggcCCAAAGacagcaggagctgcagagacagaggcagcagcaacaggaggCCCTCAGGAGactccaacaacagcagcagcagcagcagctcgccCAAATGAAG CTTCCATCCTCTTCAAAGTGGGGCCAGCAGTCAGCCAACGCTCTCAGCCAGACTCAGAACGCCCTGTCACTGGCTGAGATCCAGAagctggaagaggagagagaacgaCAGGCACGGGAGGAG CATCGACgtcagcagcaggagctcctgaagctacagcagcagcaggccttGCAGCTGGCTCAGCAGCCCCAGGCCAAGCTGTCTGGTTGGGGTAGTGTGGCCAAACAGCCAGCGATTACCAAATCTTTGCTGGAGATTCAAAGGGAAGAAGCCCAGCAGATGAAACAGCGGAAGGATCAGCAGCCACCACAACAACATCCCATCGTCACCCAACAGATCCGCGCTCAAACCAGAACT ACGTCTCTGAGTAACTCAGTGTGGGGGTCTGTGAACACCAGCTCCTGCACTAGTTGGGGCTCAGACTCCAGCAGTATCTGGGGTGACACTCACAACTCCAACATGGGCTTCTGGGATGAAGCTGTGAAAGAGGCAGTCCAGCAACCTCCGCAACCCAGGAAAGGAAACACGCAGAAGAACAACAAAGGAAACGCCAACCTCAG TAACTCTTTGAGTGGACGGGCCAATAAGAaggtagaagaggaggagaagctgctaAAGTTGTTTCAGGGGGTTAGTAAGAGCCAGCAGGACACCTTCATGCAATGGTGTGAGCAAACCCTGCACACCCTCAACACAGCCAACAACCTGGATG tTCCCACATTTGCATCCTTCCTGAAAGAAGTGGACTCTCCGTATGAGGTGCACGACTATGTCAGGGCCTATCTGGGGGACACTCCCGAGGCCAAGGACTTTGCCAAGCAGTTCCTGGAACGTCGTGCCAAACAGAACGCTAACCAACAGAAACAGGCACCGCAGAACCAACAGCAAGCCCtcaagcaacagcagcagcagcagcagcaggtgagcaaGACTGAA GATTCTGTATGGGGTGGAACAGGATCTTCGTCGGTCTACCAGTCGAACCATACGAGCGGCCAGCAGCAGCGCTTTGAGACCGTCACctcagggaagaagaaaaagaagcagaagatgGTCCGCGCAGACCCCAGCCTTCTAG gTTTTTCTGTGAATGCGTCATCCGAGAGATTGAATATGGGAGAGATTGAGACTTTGGAGGACTTTTAA
- the gigyf2 gene encoding GRB10-interacting GYF protein 2 isoform X3 encodes MAETQTLNFGPEWLRALSGGGSSGGGGSGCAVASPPLSPALPKYKLADYRYGREEMLALYVKDNKIPIDLHDKEFLPILQEEPLPPLALVSFTEEEQRNFSMSVNSAAVLRLTGRGGGPIVGAPRGRSTSRGRGRGRGDGGFYQRSFDDVEGFGRGGREMHRSQSWEERGDRRFEKPGRKDPVDAAPGHFQMNHIRGNYEDGVTGLPRKHDFTRAESENWRSSRDDQNGEDDEGGWRLAGSRRDGDRWCPPSPDGPRSAGWREHPDQRRRFPFDAREDERGYRRPRSGSGSLEDERDSLPEWCLEDADEEAGTFDSSGAFLSLKKASKEPILEEAELDFKPLEECEEGLEEEDSQPKETKETETEAKREAERNELARASEEVPPVASPVAPPVSEPQAPTQSLSQSQPSRTEESERPAERQPPLELPPEPCKVPLHIPMSNSMLESIPRTHISTTLAEVSAPSPAVQLPQQKPVEVPVAMNNPLPFPSSILAPIGRPTTVPHDTDEDEGLKHFEQEAEKMVAYLQDGVVDDDRLAAKTSEKPKPAGLPLTHEAALKWFYKDPQGEIQGPFSNQEMTEWFQAGYFTMSLLVKRGCDEVFQPLGEIMKIWGRVPFTPGPAPPPLQGDGDQERLKRQQELTALNLYQLQQLQYQYLLRQQYAQALAQQKAAALSSAPLQQQQQHQQQINLLLQQYQALKIRASESLLPPVTRSLSVPDSGSVWEMQNPSSQASCTPNLQQAPPSTWDGSSVWDLPIDSMAQAPTIEQMQQLEKSKSAKLELERREAELRAKREEEERKRLEEALRARQEEECKRLEEEELARQKQEEALRRQREQEEAQRRQKEEEERLAQEEALRRLEERRREEEERKKREEFLRKQEEERRKQEELEALRRREEEKRAEEEAAAAAAAAALAQQQEEEQKRREQEAQRQQELQRQRQQQQEALRRLQQQQQQQQLAQMKLPSSSKWGQQSANALSQTQNALSLAEIQKLEEERERQAREEHRRQQQELLKLQQQQALQLAQQPQAKLSGWGSVAKQPAITKSLLEIQREEAQQMKQRKDQQPPQQHPIVTQQIRAQTRTTSLSNSVWGSVNTSSCTSWGSDSSSIWGDTHNSNMGFWDEAVKEAVQQPPQPRKGNTQKNNKGNANLSNSLSGRANKKVEEEEKLLKLFQGVSKSQQDTFMQWCEQTLHTLNTANNLDVPTFASFLKEVDSPYEVHDYVRAYLGDTPEAKDFAKQFLERRAKQNANQQKQAPQNQQQALKQQQQQQQQVSKTEDSVWGGTGSSSVYQSNHTSGQQQRFETVTSGKKKKKQKMVRADPSLLGFSVNASSERLNMGEIETLEDF; translated from the exons ATGGCCGAAACCCAGACACTTAACTTTGGACCAGAATG gctccGTGCCCTGTCTGGAGGCGGCAGCAGCGGTGGTGGGGGAAGCGGCTGCGCAGTTGCCTCTCCACCCCTGTCACCTGCATTGCCAAAGTATAAACTTGCAGACTATCGCTACGGGAGAGAAGAAATGTTAGCACTTTATGTAAAGGATAACAAG atCCCTATAGACCTACATGATAAGGAGTTCCTGCCCATATTGCAAGAGGAGCCCTTGCCGCCTCTGGCACTCGTGTCTttcacagaggaggaacag AGAAATTTTTCCATGTCTGTAAACAGTGCAGCTGTACTTCGGCTGACTGGGCGAGGAGGCGGGCCGATAGTAGGGGCACCAAGAGGCCGAAGTACCTCAAGGGGTAGAG GTCggggaagaggagatggagggttTTACCAAAGAAGTTTTGATGATGTGGAAGGTTTTGGtcgtggagggagggagatgcaTCGCTCCCAAAGCTGGGAAGAAAG GGGTGATAGAAGGTTTGAAAAGCCAGGTCGAAAAGACCCAG TTGATGCTGCTCCAGGACATTTTCAGATGAATCACA TCCGAGGCAACTATGAGGACGGTGTAACAGGCCTACCGAGGAAGCACGACTTCACACGTGCAGAGAGTGAGAACTGGCGTTCTTCTCGTGACGACCAGAAcggtgaggatgatgaggggGGCTGGCGCCTGGCAGGTTCTCGACGGGACGGTGACCGGTGGTGCCCCCCAAGCCCAG ATGGGCCTCGGTCAGCAGGGTGGCGGGAACACCCAGATCAGCGTCGTCGTTTCCCATTTGATGCAAGAGAAGATGAGCGTGGCTACAGGAGGCCACGGTCAGGCAGCGGCAGCCTGGAAGACGAGAGGGACAGCCTTCCAGAATGGTGTCTGGAAGACGCGGACGAGGAGGCGGGCACCTTCGACTCATCAGGGGCCTTTCTCTCACTCAAG AAGGCCTCCAAGGAGCCAATCCTGGAGGAGGCGGAGCTCGACTTCAAACCCTTGGAAGAGTGCGAAGAGGgcctggaggaagaggacagtCAGCCCAAAGAGACCAAAGAAACGGAAACAGAGGCCAAGAGAGAGGCTGAACGAAATG agTTGGCGAGAGCATCAGAAGAGGTGCCACCTGTTGCTTCACCTGTTGCTCCCCCAGTCTCAGAGCCCCAGGCTCCCACCCAGTCTCTGTCCCAGAGCCAGCCCAGTAGGACAGAAGAGTCTGAGAGGCCAGCTGAACGGCAGCCGCCCCTGGAGCTCCCACCAGAGCCCTGCAAAGTTCCCCTGCACATCCCCATGTCTAACAGCATGCTCGAGTCCATACCCAGGACCCACATTTCTACCACTCTTGCAG AAGTATCTGCTCCATCGCCTGCTGTCCAGCTACCACAGCAAAAGCCTGTGGAGGTTCCTGTGGCGATGAACAATCCTTTGCCCTTCCCGTCAAGTATATTGGCACCGATTGGCAGGCCCACCACTGTGCCACATGACACAGATGAAGACGAGGGACTGAAACACTTTGAGCAG GAGGCAGAAAAGATGGTAGCATACCTACAGGATGGTGTGGTGGATGATGACAGACTTGCAGCAAAGACTTCAGAGAAGCCCAAACCTGCAGGTCTGCCGCTCACCCACGAGGCTGCTCTCAAATGGTTCTACAAAGACCCCCAAGGGGAGATACAGG GTCCATTCAGCAACCAGGAGATGACTGAATGGTTCCAGGCTGGTTACTTCACAATGTCTCTCCTAGTCAAAAGAGGATGTGACGAAGTATTTCAGCCACTTGGAGAAATCATGAAGATATGGGGGAGGGTACCGTTCACTCCAGGCCCTGCACCTCCACCTCTACAG GGGGATGGTGACCAAGAGAGGTTGAAGAGGCAACAAGAGCTGACTGCTCTCAACCTTTACcagttacagcagctccagtaTCAATACCTCCTCAG ACAGCAGTATGCTCAGGCCCTGGCCCAGCAGAAGGCTGCAGccctcagctcagctcctcttcagcagcagcagcaacaccaaCAGCAGATCAACCTGCTTCTACAGCAATACCAGGCTCTCAAGATAAG AGCATCTGAGAGCCTCCTACCTCCTGTTACAAGGTCCCTGTCTGTACCAGATTCTGGTTCTGTGTGGGAAATGCAGAACCCATCCTCTCAGGCTTCCTGCACACCAAACCTCCAACAAGCCCCTCCAAGCA CGTGGGATGGCAGCAGCGTGTGGGATTTACCTATAGACTCCATGGCGCAGGCTCCAACCATTGAGCAGATGCAGCAGTTAGAGAAGTCAAAGTCTGCGAAG TTGGAGCTGGAAAGGCGTGAGGCAGAATTGAGAGCcaaaagggaggaagaggagaggaaacggcTGGAGGAGGCCCTGAGGGCCCGGCAGGAGGAGGAATGCAAACGCTTGGAAGAAGAGGAGCTGGCACGCCAAAAACAG GAGGAGGCATTAAGACGGCAGCGAGAGCAAGAAGAGGCACAGCGTAggcaaaaagaggaagaggagagactgGCACAAGAGGAAGCTCTCCGTAGATTAGAGGAGAGgcggagggaagaggaggagagaaagaaacgGGAAGAGTTCCTTCGCAAACAG gaagaggagcgcCGAAAGCAAGAGGAACTTGAAGCATTGAGGAGGCGTGAGGAGGAGAAGCGGGCggaggaagaggcagcagctgctgcagcggcAGCTGCTCTGGCCCaacaacaggaggaggagcagaagagaagagagcaggaggcCCAAAGacagcaggagctgcagagacagaggcagcagcaacaggaggCCCTCAGGAGactccaacaacagcagcagcagcagcagctcgccCAAATGAAG CTTCCATCCTCTTCAAAGTGGGGCCAGCAGTCAGCCAACGCTCTCAGCCAGACTCAGAACGCCCTGTCACTGGCTGAGATCCAGAagctggaagaggagagagaacgaCAGGCACGGGAGGAG CATCGACgtcagcagcaggagctcctgaagctacagcagcagcaggccttGCAGCTGGCTCAGCAGCCCCAGGCCAAGCTGTCTGGTTGGGGTAGTGTGGCCAAACAGCCAGCGATTACCAAATCTTTGCTGGAGATTCAAAGGGAAGAAGCCCAGCAGATGAAACAGCGGAAGGATCAGCAGCCACCACAACAACATCCCATCGTCACCCAACAGATCCGCGCTCAAACCAGAACT ACGTCTCTGAGTAACTCAGTGTGGGGGTCTGTGAACACCAGCTCCTGCACTAGTTGGGGCTCAGACTCCAGCAGTATCTGGGGTGACACTCACAACTCCAACATGGGCTTCTGGGATGAAGCTGTGAAAGAGGCAGTCCAGCAACCTCCGCAACCCAGGAAAGGAAACACGCAGAAGAACAACAAAGGAAACGCCAACCTCAG TAACTCTTTGAGTGGACGGGCCAATAAGAaggtagaagaggaggagaagctgctaAAGTTGTTTCAGGGGGTTAGTAAGAGCCAGCAGGACACCTTCATGCAATGGTGTGAGCAAACCCTGCACACCCTCAACACAGCCAACAACCTGGATG tTCCCACATTTGCATCCTTCCTGAAAGAAGTGGACTCTCCGTATGAGGTGCACGACTATGTCAGGGCCTATCTGGGGGACACTCCCGAGGCCAAGGACTTTGCCAAGCAGTTCCTGGAACGTCGTGCCAAACAGAACGCTAACCAACAGAAACAGGCACCGCAGAACCAACAGCAAGCCCtcaagcaacagcagcagcagcagcagcaggtgagcaaGACTGAA GATTCTGTATGGGGTGGAACAGGATCTTCGTCGGTCTACCAGTCGAACCATACGAGCGGCCAGCAGCAGCGCTTTGAGACCGTCACctcagggaagaagaaaaagaagcagaagatgGTCCGCGCAGACCCCAGCCTTCTAG gTTTTTCTGTGAATGCGTCATCCGAGAGATTGAATATGGGAGAGATTGAGACTTTGGAGGACTTTTAA